Proteins encoded in a region of the Perca fluviatilis chromosome 8, GENO_Pfluv_1.0, whole genome shotgun sequence genome:
- the LOC120564047 gene encoding CD209 antigen-like protein A, whose protein sequence is MQQMEVSDYVNEPPKPKQKGSGDANQPERRLCQMVIFSFGLLCVIQAILNVSLRLTFSDVEAGFKNLTEERDDLKRKLNNLAQGGWEYFRGSFYYSSSMEKTWQESRDDCLQKGADLMIINSKEEQDFTRKYQKRLWIGLTDSETEGMWKWVDGTPLTKSYWNSEEPNGGERENCGQIFHYDLENSWNDENCSSSVYWICVMKVRR, encoded by the exons ATGCAGCAAATGGAGGTATCTGATTATGTTAATGAGCCACCGAAACCAAAGCAGAAAGGCAGTGGGGATGCTAATCAACCAG AGAGAAGACTCTGCCAGATGGTTATCTTCAGCTTTGGGCTGCTGTGCGTCATACAAGCCATTCTCAATGTTTCTCTACGCCTGACAT TTTCAGATGTTGAGGCTGGTTTCAAAAACCTGACTGAGGAGAGAGATGACCTGAAGAGGAAGCTGAATAACTTAG CTCAAGGAGGATGGGAGTATTTCAGAGGTAGTTTCTACTACAGTTCTTCTATGGAGAAAACCTGGCAAGAGAGTAGAGATGACTGTCTTCAAAAGGGTGCAGACCTGATGATTATCAACAGCAAAGAAGAACAG gatTTCACAAGAAAATATCAGAAGAGACTGTGGATTGGCCTGACTGACTCAGAGACAGAGGGGATGTGGAAATGGGTGGATGGGACTCCACTGACCAAAAG ctACTGGAATTCAGAGGAGCCTAACGGTGGGGAAAGGGAGAACTGTGGGCAAATATTTCATTATGATTTAGAAAACAGCTGGAATGATGAAAACTGTTCCAGCTCAGTGTACTGGATCTGTGTAATGAAAGTCCGTAGATAA